The proteins below come from a single Cryptococcus gattii WM276 chromosome D, complete sequence genomic window:
- a CDS encoding thiosulfate sulfurtransferase, putative (Similar to TIGR gene model, INSD accession AAW43312.1), whose protein sequence is MRLPSIANHSLRTARGFATSTHLSVPLLLTPKQFNNLPKQTTLPLDATWHMPNSPRSALAEYLNGPRIPNALRFDLDEVAELSVDKNPMSLTHMLPSAERFKKELEKLGINKDTHVVLYDTIGVFSSPRALYTFKAFGHDKVSVLDGGLPRWIEEGNEVEMGEAGEIGSSEYPTVQGPKKDWVRSYEEIVSNSKKPLSHPTTEIVLDHRPAARFLGINPEPRPNLPSGHIPNSRSLPFTQYLVPASDKKPFTNYRPVSELKQALTEGLGGETVWDDIVSRDKSIVFSCGSGMTAAIGWLANELIRESEGKAPKSALYDESWTGYALREDSKIARNGHYKP, encoded by the exons ATGAGACTTCCATCCATCGCAAACCACTCTCTCAGGACAGCTAGGGGTTTCGCAACTTCAACTCACCTCTCAGTCCCCCTGCTGCTCACCCCAAAACAGTTCAACAATCTTCCCAAG CAAACTACTTTGCCTCTTGACGCCACATGGCATATGCCCAATTCTCCTCGCTCAGCTTTGGCCGAGTACCTCAATGGCCCACGCATTCCCAATGCTTTGCGATTCGACTTGGATGAAGTAGCCGAGCTATCAGTCGACAAGAACCCCATGAGCTTGACACACATGCTGCCCAGTGCTGAGAGATTCAAGAAGGAGCTGG AGAAGCTCGGAATTAACAAGGATACTCATGTCGTTTTGTACGACACCATTGGTGTTTTCTCATCTCCTAGAGCATTGTATACGTTCAAAG CTTTTGGCCATGACAAAGTCTCGGTACTTGATGGCGGTCTCCCCAGGTGGATTGAGGAAGGTAATGAAGTTGAGATGGGTGAAGCGGGCGAAATCGGGTCGAGCGAGTACCCTACAGTTCAAGGTCCTAAGAAAGATTGGGTTCGAT CCTACGAAGAGATCGTGTCCAACAGTAAGAAGCCGCTTTCGCACCCGACAACAGAAATTGTGCTCGATCACCGGCCTGCGGCGCGCTTCCTGGGTATCAACCCCGAGCCTCGACCCAATCTCCCTTCTGGCCATATCCCCAACTCTCGTTCGCTCCCCTTTACCCAATACCTTGTTCCTGCCAGTGACAAAAAGCCCTTCACCAACTACAGACCGGTCTCGGAGCTAAAACAGGCCCTTACCGAAGGTCTGGGAGGTGAGACAGTGTGGGATGATATTGTAAGCAGAGACAAGTCTATTGTATTCAGCTGTGGGAGCGGTATGACAGCTGCAATTGGATGGTTGGCCAACGAGCTTATCAGAGAGTCGGAGGGAAAGGCACCCAAGTCAGCTTTATATGATGAGTCGTGGACAGGCTATGCCTTGAGGGAGGATAGCAAGATTGCTAGAAATGGACACTATAAGCCATGA
- a CDS encoding protein-tyrosine-phosphatase, putative (Similar to TIGR gene model, XP_570191.1): protein MANKPPSQPLIQVPALFSIVEPGVYRSASPTPSQVPFLAGLNLKTIISLTPEHPIKPLVQFVRTTGISFVHLGLTHWRRPGTDWRPVRYEIIKTALEAYVLDTRAHPVLLIDPLGVHQTGCLVGALRMMQGWNFASALMEYRAHAGSKHRYVDEHYIELFDSDLINLPAPQYRPSWWLVCDEAEPQKVEMLASSNGGAGLLADANGPTQAVV, encoded by the exons ATGGCAAACAAACCCCCCTCCCAGCCCCTCATTCAGGTCCCGGCCCTCTTCTCCATAGTCGAACCAGGCGTCTACCGCTCCGCCAGTCCCACTCCGTCGCAAGTGCCCTTCCTCGCCGGCCTCAATCTCAAAACCATCATTTCCCTGACCCCGGAACATCCTATTAAGCCTCTTGTACAATTCGTTCGTACCACCGGTATTTCGTTT GTCCATCTAGGACTCACCCATTGGCGCCGCCCGGGAACGGATTGGAGACCTGTCAGATATGAAATAATCAAAACTGCTCTCGAGGCTTACGTCTTGGACACAAGAGCGCATCCCGTCCTACTCATCGATCC GCTGGGGGTTCACCAAACCGGCTGTCTTGTAGGCGCGCTGCGAATGATGCAAGGGTGGAATTTCGCTAGTGCTCTCATGGAG TACCGTGCCCATGCCGGAAGCAAGCACCGCTACGTCGATGAACACTATATAGAG TTATTCGATTCAGACTTGATAAACCTGCCAGCCCCACAGTATCGACCTTCATGGTGGTTGGTTTGCGATGAAGCTGAACCACAAAAAGTCGAAATGTTGGCATCGTCTAATGGAGGAGCAGGGCTACTCGCAGACGCGAATGGACCAACTCAGGCAGTCGTCTAA
- a CDS encoding uncharacterized protein (Similar to TIGR gene model, INSD accession AAW43313.1), with protein MHLSALSPLLLLALAHAHASPQPAAPAHPRRHHARALAVADANRPLLPRAGAPIDNGTLASISAAEAAASSTAAASATAILSSVSSSASAASSDTLASSAVSSTASSETSSSTLATTTVQSSSTAAVSSSTVSSEEMVPSTTSSDTESSTSISSTEVIPSTSTTTSSSAVSSTSTAQPTSLLTSSPSSSSITSTAAHSTVVLVTTASRSATHSSTASATSEADNASSKSSGLSKPALIAIIVVASVVGLAAIGWTAFRKWKLRPSNRFDSKMMPIDFSPQNGNMDDDFFEKTLQRTTSQSSANRQRQELVAQLDDDPNHVAGVPEHDFTASAGVGAYGYQHDQYAGEQYEYDQYGGGYDNTYEHAYPPLPSHAMQHGYEYGQDDVLQQPATAVTTDSEGYAELQRGPSIGSGSGHGHGQAPLMSDTGVYPGELQFPVADTYGLGRPSHVADGPYAQAANFRY; from the exons ATGCACCTCAGCGCCCTCTCgcccctcctcctcctcgccctCGCCCACGCCCACGCCTCCCCCCAGCCCGCCGCCCCTGCACATCCCCGGAGACACCATGCCCGCGCCCTTGCAGTCGCAGACGCCAACCgccccctcctcccccgAGCAGGAGCCCCAATAGACAATGGCACTCTCGCTTCCATCTCTGCAGCTGAAGCCGCCGCTTCCTCCACCGCAGCGGCATCAGCGACAGCGATCCTCAGCAGTGTCAGCAGCAGCGCCAGTGCTGCGTCGAGTGACACTTTGGCCAGCTCAGCTGTCAGCAGTACAGCGTCCAGCGAGACATCCAGCTCGACCTTGGCTACCACCACTGTGCAGAGTAGT TCCACCGCGGCGGTGTCTTCCTCCACGGTTTCGAGCGAGGAAATGGTACCTTCCACCACCTCTTCGGATACTG AGAGCTCGACTTCTATTTCGTCCACGGAGGTTATTCCGAGCACGTCTACCACTACTAGCTCCTCGGCCGTTTCTTCTACCAGTACCGCCCAGCCCACCTCACTGCTTACTTCCtccccctcttcttcttcaatcaCTTCCACCGCTGCTCATTCTACAGTGGTGCTGGTAACCACTGCCTCTCGCTCTGCAACTCATTCTTCTACAGCATCAGCTACCTCGGAGGCCGACAACGCGTCTAGCAAGTCATCTGGGCTCAGCAAGCCGGCGCTCATCGCAATCATTGTTGTTGCCTCCGTTGTTGGTCTGGCGGCTATTGGATGGACAGCCTTCAGAAAATGGAAGTTACGACCCAGCAACAGGTTTGATTCGAAGATGATGCCTATCGACTTCTCGCCTCAAAACGGTAACATGGATGACGACTT CTTTGAGAAAACTCTTCAACGAACGACCTCTCAGTCTTCAGCGAACCGTCAACGCCAGGAACTTGTGGCTCAACTTGACGATGATCCTAATCACGTTGCCGGTGTTCCTGAACATGATTTCACTGCCAGCGCGGGCGTTGGCGCTTACGGATATCAGCACGATCAGTATGCTGGTGAGCAGTACGAGTATGACCAGTACGGCGGTGGATACGACAATACGTATGAGCATGCCTATCCGCCCCTCCCGTCTCATGCAATGCAGCATGGGTACGAGTATGGTCAAGACGATGTTCTTCAACAACCAGCTACTGCAGTAACTACCGACTCGGAAGGCTATGCGGAACTGCAGAGAGGTCCTAGTATTGGAAGCGGAAGCGGACATGGGCATGGCCAAGCGCCATTGATGAGCGACACTGGGGTGTATCCAGGGGAATTGCAATTCCCTGTTGCCGATACATATGGGCTTGGAAGGCCTAGCCATGTGGCCGACGGACC CTATGCTCAAGCTGCCAATTTCCGGTATTAG
- a CDS encoding Ubiquitin fusion degradation protein, putative (Similar to TIGR gene model, INSD accession AAW43269.1), with protein sequence MADEYDHEEDDEDEEDADGDENGDNDGPGGGFGNSAYDRLARLASESGVNLDDATAALFGSGFRAFGGLSSGLSNRLRRLKKKLHSKRIATRLAALRECSELLLVSNEDTLGGTFSPTSFATEFVAILDGRPNIEEGESEEEESVYDDMDEDAQLAAALALSSGGPSGTDGEEDEMECQLVACRCLAHLMEALPGCGHALVQIGAVPVLCSKLTEISYIELAEQTLSTLEKLSAEYPSAVVREGGLGALLNFLPFFSTNVQRTAVTAAANCCRNISSEHFPKIKEVFPTLRDTLSSGDPRLVEQATLAIVRTTESYRHNADHLEGLLDVPTVSAINALLLPSGGSPLITPSTYTHLLKALTTSARGSAKVSIALLEAGMVNSIYQILTGVLPSSIEEGEYDDSSNAQGLAGSITDMAVLQNLSHRPKEQVEEALALICELLPPVPKDGVFDARAYSEKNLQRVKKGRKSDSSLDRPRRSSRVAEASSSSNTAGPSTPLAANKDPSDRSPNDLISALQANREAAAQKARKDTEAQVQLRYDLCQSNTELIGQFIKTVVPVLVDVYAASVVLRVRTKVLVGLVKAVSFAPKEQLNVTLKYVPMASFLCAIISSKDNDAFVLHALQIVELLATKLPDVYQVSFLREGVVYEIEALANSEMKKETAAKEATKSKTGDVDNAGSRPSTPSNPPGASEIPSDLRSFLALSGVSNQILFGQTSGHSTPRKSSSQLDPYDANIIRARILMAKKIFDTGGDNQKVASKVLANISDLVKRLCAPEASEADLREVLRETASQFSSVEQSLSSFELLQSGLVDGLLDFVKIHGRVSPTDRQAMLFDTFSDKSLSNPNPLTILVKRLHESLGRLENFDVETAFGGGSDPSRPSTSSVHRTMRIRLMADEGEDIPKSVSQLVITIQAIASIKSVHDYLRPRIADGNFGSGFSQMFAAYAAGRSGGAHGSSTSRLLNALAGNPDSGASPASRAAAPSVPAHASSTAESGPSSGRSQRRRSARLNPLNDAELAADEAPTATAGVTSPSGSAPLSPTALTTSERRAILPAMSMGMDFDDEEDYSEDEYDAPMIDQVMEEDLAATGPSESVVNMDVTADGSHVEAKTPQGTRIATPQQNTPVTGPSTTSFSRAAASRSTSYAGALKTEPTDWHLEFFLNGEKLDIDDTIYGAIYKHKHATGFNGVNDFLTTPVIKFRKVEGPLPTKETAAELSSMIASSPLPSAFEPSVSSTSKILHLLRVVHDLSADGRENLGDVKGSLDENLFVNNKLTAKLTRQLEEILIIASNCLPTWAIDLPKHFSFLFPFDTRYNFLQLTSFGFPRLLLKVQQSSRSRDDMPNIANLLRRKVRISRTQLLESCAKVMEMYATFPGTLEVEYFDEIGTGLGPTLEFYALASKEFARRNLHVWRDEDPSIAGNYVHHPHGLFPSPLPRASAELMASRLKWFKTLGQFIGRSMLDSRIIDISLNKVFLKLLLDKPVKKNLSTLRGVDPSLARSLERLQGYYCARKEIEALPIPASSRRTKLAALTVGDAKLADLALDFTLPGYDIELKPGGAHIEVDDSNLGEYLEKVLDWTLGSGVVEQVKAFQDGFSSIFPIKSIKIFSLDELYLLFGNADEDWSRETLEAAIKADHGYNQDSRAVQNLIEVMSSYNKEQRRQFLQFMTGAPKLPIGGFKGLTPPFTVVRKPHEPPYKADDYLPSVMTCALYLKMPDYSSKEVLAAQFERAMRDGRGSFLLS encoded by the exons ATGGCCGACGAATACGAtcatgaagaagatgatgaggacgaggaggatgcGGATGGGGATGAAAATGGAGACAATGATGGCCCCGGCGGGGGTTTCGGCAATTCAGCCTATGATCGCCTTGCTCGTTTAGCGTCAGAAAGCGGAGTTAACCTTGACGATGCCACTGCGGCTTTGTTTGGATCTGGTTTCCGTGCATTCGGTGGGCTATCTTCCGGCCTGTCAAATCGCCTGAGGCGCCTGAAGAAAAAACTTCATTCTAAACGAATCGCCACTCGACTTGCGGCGTTGAGGGAATGCAGCGAGCTGCTTCTAGTGAGCAATGAGGACACTCTCGGCGGCACCTTTTCACCCACATCCTTCGCTACCGAATTTGTTGCAATCTTGGACGGCAGACCCAATATTGAGGAGGGTGAGagtgaggaggaagagtcAGTGTATGATGATATGGACGAAGATGCCCAACTGGCTGCGGCATTGGCTCTTAGCTCCGGTGGCCCTTCTGGGACtgatggtgaagaagatgagatggaGTGTCAACTTGTGGCATGTCGGTGTCTGGCGCACTTGATGGAAGCCTTGCCAGGTTGCGGGCATGCGTTAGTTCAGATAGGGGCGGTGCCAGTTCTTTGCTCCAAACTTACTGAGATATCATACATTGAACTTGCAGAGCAAACTCTTAGC ACTCTGGAAAAACTTTCCGCCGAGTATCCCTCTGCGGTCGTCCGCGAGGGTGGTCTTGGTGCCCTGCTTAAtttccttcccttcttctccaccaaCGTACAGCGCACAGCTGTGACAGCCGCCGCTAATTGCTGTCGCAACATTTCTAGCGAACACTTTCCCAAAATCAAAGAAGTTTTCCCCACCTTGCGCGATACTCTTTCTTCTGGCGATCCTCGTCTCGTCGAGCAGGCCACACTTGCCATCGTTCGAACTACGGAATCCTACAGACACAATGCTGATCATCTGGAAGGTCTTCTCGATGTCCCCACCGTTTCAGCGATCAATGCTCTTCTGTTGCCTTCTGGTGGTTCTCCGCTTATAACTCCTTCAACCTATACACATCTCTTAAAAGCTCTTACTACTTCTGCTCGTGGTTCTGCCAAAGTGTCAATAGCTTTGCTGGAAGCCGGAATGGTCAACTCGATCTATCAAATTCTCACTGGTgtccttccttcttctaTCGAAGAAGGCGAGTATGACGATTCTTCAAATGCCCAAGGTCTGGCTGGAAGTATCACCGATATGGCAGTGCTCCAAAACCTTTCTCACCGACCGAAAGAACAAGTAGAGGAAGCGTTAGCTCTCATTTGCGAACTTTTACCCCCTGTACCCAAGGACGGGGTCTTCGATGCTAGAGCTTATAGCGAAAAGAATCTGCAAAGGGTCAAGAAAGGCCGCAAATCGGACAGTTCATTGGACAGGCCGAGAAGGAGCAGTCGAGTGGCAGAAGCGTCTTCTAGCAGTAACACTGCAGGACCAAGTACTCCACTTGCCGCCAATAAAGACCCATCAGATCGAAGCCCGAACGATCTTATATCTGCACTGCAAGCCAATCGCGAAGCTGCCGCTCAAAAAGCTCGCAAAGACACTGAGGCGCAAGTGCAATTGCGCTACGACCTCTGCCAGAGTAACACCGAGCTCATCGGGCAATTTATCAAAACGGTCGTACCAGTATTGGTTGATGTCTACGCGGCCTCTGTGGTTTTAAGGGTCCGGACCAAGGTACTTGTCGGTTTGGTGAAGGCCGTGTCATTCGCCCCAAAGGAGCAACTGAACGTAACGCTCAAGTATGTTCCAATGGCCAGTTTCCTCTGTGCTATCATTTCTTCCAAGGACAATGATGCTTTTGTCCTTCACGCTTTGCAAATTGTTGAGCTACTTGCGACTAAGCTCCCTGACGTATATCAGGTGTCGTTCTTGCGAGAAGGTGTAGTGTACGAAATTGAAGCCCTTGCCAATTCAGAAATGAAAAAAGAAACGGCTGCAAAGGAGGCTACGAAGAGCAAGACTGGCGACGTTGATAATGCGGGTTCCAGGCCTTCTACACCGTCCAATCCTCCTGGCGCCTCTGAAATCCCCAGCGATCTCAGATCTTTTTTGGCCCTTTCCGGGGTCAGCAATCAAATCCTTTTTGGTCAGACATCTGGTCATTCGACTCCCAGGAAGTCCAGCTCCCAGCTAGACCCATATGATGCCAATATCATTCGTGCTCGTATACTCATGGCCAAAAAAATCTTTGACACCGGTGGCGATAACCAGAAAGTGGCCTCCAAGGTGCTGGCTAATATCAGTGACTTAGTGAAGAGGCTTTGTGCGCCAGAGGCATCTGAAGCAGACTTGAGAGAAGTCCTGAGAGAAACAGCGTCACAGTTCTCAAGTGTCGAACAAAGTCTGTCCAGCTTCGAACTTCTTCAGAGTGGTTTAGTGGACGGTCTTCTTGATTTTGTGAAAATTCATGGTCGAGTATCTCCTACCGATAGGCAGGCGATGCTCTTTGATACATTCTCCGATAAGTCCCTTTCCAACCCAAATCCTTTGACGATTCTTGTGAAGCGTCTCCACGAAAGTCTCGGTAGATTGGAGAATTTTGATGTGGAGACTGCCTTTGGAGGCGGCTCCGATCCTTCTCGCCCCTCAACTTCAAGTGTACATCGCACGATGCGGATTCGACTTATGGCAGATGAGGGCGAAGATATCCCTAAAAGTGTTAGTCAGTTGGTCATTACCATCCAAGCTATTGCTTCCATTAAAAGCGTCCATGACTACCTGAGGCCGCGCATTGCCGATGGAAATTTTGGCTCAGGATTTTCGCAAATGTTTGCGGCATACGCAGCAGGTAGGTCAGGAGGGGCCCATGGGTCAAGCACATCGAGACTTCTTAACGCTCTCGCCGGCAACCCGGACAGTGGTGCGTCACCCGCTTCCCGTGCTGCTGCGCCGTCTGTCCCAGCACACGCGAGCAGCACTGCTGAATCGGGCCCGTCCAGTGGCAGATCACAACGACGCCGCAGTGCCCGGCTTAATCCCCTTAATGACGCTGAACTTGCCGCCGATGAAGCACCAACAGCTACAGCCGGGGTGACGTCTCCGTCCGGTTCTGCGCCTCTTTCGCCCACTGCATTGACGACTTCTGAGCGGAGGGCCATACTGCCAGCTATGTCCATGGGAATGGACtttgatgatgaagaggacTACTCGGAGGATGAGTATGACGCCCCT ATGATTGATCAAGTAATGGAGGAGGACCTTGCTGCCACAGGACCCAGCGAAAGCGTCGTTAATATGGATGTCACTGCCGACGGGTCTCATGTTGAGGCCAAGACACCTCAAGGCACTCGCATCGCCACTCCGCAACAGAATACTCCAGTCACTGGGCCATCCACTACTAGCTTCAGCCGCGCTGCTGCATCACGATCTACTTCTTACGCTGGAGCCTTGAAAACGGAGCCTACTGATTGGCACCTCGAATTTTTCCTTAATGGCGAGAAGCTTGATATCGATGATACCATCTATGGAGCAATCTACAAGCATAAGCATGCTACTGGGTTTAACGGTGTGAATGACTTCCTTACAACCCCAGTTATCAAATTTAGAAAAGTCGAAGGCCCACTTCCGACAAAAGAAACTGCTGCTGAGCTTTCATCGATGATTGCCTCCAGCCCTCTTCCATCAGCATTTGAGCCATCCGTATCTTCGACATCGAAGATTCTGCATCTTTTACGAGTCGTACATGATTTGTCCGCTGATGGGCGCGAGAACTTGGGAGACGTGAAAGGATCCTTGGACGAGAATCTGTTTGTGAACAACAAATTAACTGCAAAATTGACGAGACAGCTCGAAGAGATTCTCATCATCGCCAGCAACTGTCTTCCTACATGGGCTATTGATCTGCCGAAAcacttctccttcctttttccttttgACACGCGCTATAATTTCCTGCAGCTCACCTCATTTGGCTTccctcgtcttcttctcaaaGTTCAACAGTCGAGTCGATCGCGGGACGACATGCCAAATATTGCCAATCTCCTTCGTCGTAAGGTGCGAATTTCAAGGACACAGCTTTTAGAATCCTGTGCCAAGGTTATGGAGATGTACGCAACTTTTCCGGGGACCCTTGAAGTGGAGTACTTTGATGAGATAGGGACTGGCTTGGGTCCGACTCTTGAGTTTTATGCTCTTGCATCCAAAGAATTTGCCAGGAGGAATCTCCACGTGTGGAGAGATGAGGATCCTAGCATTGCGGGCAATTATGTCCACCATCCTCATGGCCTTttcccatctcctcttccccgTGCTTCGGCTGAACTCATGGCGTCCCGTCTTAAATGGTTCAAGACGCTAGGTCAATTTATTGGTCGCTCCATGCTTGATAGCAGGATAATCGACATCAGTTTAAACAAGGTCTTCTTGAAACTGTTGTTAGACAAACCCGTCAAGAAGAATTTGTCCACTTTGAGGGGGGTTGATCCCTCGCTCGCCCGCTCGTTAGAGAGATTGCAAGGGTATTATTGTGCCAGGAAGGAGATCGAAGCGCTTCCTATTCCCGCTTCGTCACGACGGACCAAACTGGCTGCGTTGACCGTTGGCGATGCGAAGCTTGCAGACCTTGCGCTCGACTTCACTCTTCCTGGTTATGATATCGAGCTGAAGCCCGGTGGTGCGCACATCGAGGTGGATGACAGCAACCTTGGTGAGTATCTGGAAAAGGTACTGGACTGGACTTTAGGGTCGGGTGTGGTTGAGCAAGTGAAAGCGTTCCAAGATG GCTTCTCATCTATTTTTCCCATTAAAAGCATCAAGATATTTTCACTTGATGAGCTTTATCTGTTATTTGGCAACGCCGACGAAGATTGGTCCCGTGAGA CACTCGAGGCGGCCATCAAGGCTGATCATGGGTACAATCAAGATAGCCGGGCTGTACAGAATCTGATTGAGGTTATGTCTTCTTATAATAAAGAACAGCGACGGCAATTCCTTCAATT CATGACTGGTGCGCCTAAATTACCCATCGGCGGTTTTAAAGGTCTCACTCCGCCCTTCACTGTGGTTCGGAAACCTCACGAGCCTCCGTACAAGGCCGATGACTACCTTCCTAGTGTGATGACCTGTGCTTTG TACCTGAAAATGCCGGATTACTCGAGCAAAGAGGTCCTGGCTGCCCAATTTGAACGGGCAATGAGGGATGGCAGGGGATCGTTCCTACTATCATAG
- a CDS encoding protein transporter, putative (Similar to TIGR gene model, INSD accession AAW42886.1), with protein MSFLFGGSNRSVEGSVDPAKIEMAVAELDMITDVFNRLVNSCHTKCISSTPLNHRYAEGDLLKGESVCIDRCTAKFFEVNKKVGERMSAMGSAAQATGSFGR; from the exons ATGAGTTTTCTTTTCGGAGGTAGCA ACCGATCCGTCGAAGGTTCCGTCGACCCCGCCAAAATCGAAATGGCCGTCGCTGAGCTCGATATGATTACAGATGTCTT CAACCGTCTTGTCAATTCATGTCACACTAAATGCATCTCTTCAACACCGCTCAACCACCGATACGCTGAAGGGGATCTTTTGAAGGGCGAAAGTGTGTGCATCGACCGATGCACTGCGAAATTTTTTGAG GTAAACAAGAAGGTCGGAGAGAGGATGTCCGCTATGGGCAGTGCGGCTCAGGCCACTGGGAGTTTCGGGAGGTAA